TCCAATATACTGAATCAGAGGCCCCGGCCATAGACTTCCTAAAAAAGGCCCAGCGCGCCACCACAACGCCGCTTGACATCACCCGGCAAATCTGTGCTCCCCCGATCTCGCCGTCACGCATCGCGACAAAGGTTGCAGCGTCTTCGTAGAGGTCCTCCCTCAGTGCGAGCCGCATACGTTGACGTTGGGGAACAGGTATCCCAGGGTTACCCAGATATGGCTCCATGAGACTGCTCAGAATATCGCCTCCGACGAACCCGAGGTGGTACGATACCTGGAATTTTCCAGAGGTCGCTCGCCTAAAGTTTCGGTGACGCGAAAGCCGATTCATATCAAGCGACGCAAGGTCAATCTGAAGTATCGAGTCATAAGGCCTTGCGACTGAAACCTGCTCTACTCTCCAGGGGCCTTCTCGCGGCGGCTCGTATAGCTGGAGGCCCCAGACCTCGAGTCGTTCTGGGTCGAAAGTGCTAGTGATACAGCGGACCGCATCTTCGATCTCGACATTATCGCCAGCGTCCTCGGTTAACAGTATCGTGCAAAGTGATACGGTGTCACCTGAGACGAACGCAAGGAATCGGCCGATCTTGATTGGTTCACCTAGCCACGCAGACATAACAGGCAAATCATGGTCTGTCGTCCAGCCACAACGCGACACCAAAGCGGAAAGATCAGATGAATCGACGAGATTGCTCACCATAAGCTATCCAGCTCGTCAAAACCCGCAACCGGTGCCTGGAGGATACCAAGACCGACGTCGTCTCTTGCCAGGCCAGCACGACGGGCATGCGTGTCGAGCGCGCGGACGACGTCCTCCGCCCAATGCCTCGGCCGTCTGCCATCAGCGAAGAGCGCCTGTGTCCAGAGTGCCGCTATGCCCGCTACGTGCGGGACAGCCATGCTGGTACCGCTCATACGCGCCAGGCCTCCGCCAGCACGAGCAGATTCGATCGCGACGCCGGGCCCAGCGTAGGCGCAACCAGTATTCGAGAACGGTGCGATCTTAGCTTCGCCGCGGCCAGTCACGCCGACGGCTCCCACCGAGAAGAATCCTTTGGTACCCGCCGGCTGAACCGTCCCGACAGTGAATCGGAGGTCGACCTGACGCAGGCTGTTGTTGCCGGAAGCGGCGAACACGAGTGGACGGGAGCTACTCGCAGAGAGGAAGGCGCTTAGATGGTCGAAAAGGCGAATATTTGCCTGGTACGCTTCTAGAGCGCGTGACGTCGCGACGACCAGCGGATAGTCCTGAGCAAGAAATAACTCAACAATCTTGCTGAAATCCATGCTTAAAGACATTACTATTATGTCTGCCCCGCAGTTTACTGCCCACTGCATTGCTCTTACAAGTGCGCCTGTTGTCCCGCCACGGTCATCAATGACCTTCCCGATTATCGGTCGAGCTATTCCTGGCGCAACACCTATACGGGCTGCATCAACATCTCTACCTAGTACTGTTCCTAGGACGTGCGTCCCATGACCGTTAGAATCACGTACATTATGGACATCACTCTCTGAGCTAGAGGTGACGATGAAGTTCCGCATCAACTCTGACTCGAACGCTACCCCGTTGAACGCAAGGTGCTCGCAGTCAACGCCGGTATCGAGCACGGCAACAGAGACGCCTTTGCCGCTGTAGCCGCACGAATCCAGACCGCTTGCCTTGAACGCCCACGCTGGATCGTCAACCGGGGACGAATCACCTCCGTCGGTCTGAGGCTCTACCAACTGCAGGCTCACCTCTGGCGCAACCTCGAGCACGGCGGGGTCCGAAGCGAGCTCCGCTTCCTCCCGCCTGTCCGCATCCACTACCGAAACAGCCCAATCCAAGTCCGCTCCATGAACGCTTACAGGCTCAAGGAACGGGTCACCTGCGCCGTCTGATCGGAGCACTACGTACTTCATTACTGGTCGCCTCGACCCAGTGCTTCGCTATGGTCGCCATCGCCAACGGCGTCGAGAATGGCGAGCTCAACGGCTTCCGATGCGGCCGTCCCAAGCAGCGAGATTGAGCAATGCAATTCTCCGTCGATCGGTCCCGCTGCGAATATAGCGTCTCCATCGACGTCGGTATGCGAAGGCCTGATCACGCGGGCAATGCCGTTCTGTGCAACCGTGGCCACGCGATTAGCATTCTCCTTCGTCAGAACGGCATTTGTGCAGACAACTCCGATCGTAGTGTTCTTGAAATCAAATGCGCTGAGTCCGACCGATCCGCGCTTCTGACATTCGTAGGTGTTGACGAAGTTCCCCAAGTTGTCACGAGTGCCTGCCAGGATCCTGTTCGATGAGGGACAAACAACATCTCCGAACGCATTCACAACGACTACTGCACTTACCTTCACGCCACCGGGAAGAGAGACTGTTGCGGTACCCAAGCCGCCAGGGGATGCCCCTCCGATACCGAACAGCTTGCCTACCGTTGCACCCGTACCGGCGCCTACACGGCCCCGCTCGAATGGCCCACTTTTCGCGGCCATACACGCTTCTACTCCCATCTGAACATCTGGCCTGATCGATGAGCTGCCTATGGAAAGGTCGTATATGACCGCTGCGGGAACGATTGGGATGCGCGCCACCTTTACGTCGAACCCGCGGCCGATTGACTCCAGATGGCGGGCTACGCCGCTAGCTGCCTCCAAGCCAAATGAGCTTCCGCCGGTCAGTAGGATCGCATGAACTTCAGGCATCACCGAAGTTGGCCTCAGCAAGTCGGTGTCCTTAGTCGAGGGATTCGCTCCTCGTACATCTACACCGGCCACTGTTGGAGTATCAAACACTACAACTGTACAGCCAGTCATACTCTGCTTATCTGTGACGTGTCCCAAGCGAACGCCTTCGATATCGGTTAACACGATGCTCCCCTCGCTACAGACGGTTCATTCGTAAAGCTAAGTTGGTCTTCCACGTCCGGGAGGGCACTTGCGCAGCAGCTGCAGCCAAGGGGCCCAATCGAGTCGGTAGTGCCCACACCCTGTCACGCCGCAGCCCCTTCGATCGGACGCTGGCGCAGTAAGGGCGGAGCCACTCGGTGAAGTGGCCCTCGGCTCCAATCCCGCAGCGGCCATGCTACTTCGGAGTCGAGTACTGGTTCCGAAGCAACTGCCGCCTGACCTTCCCGGAGTCGGTACGAGGGATCTCGCTTACCGCGACGACTCGATCTGGCTGCATCTCGGGTGGGAGGCCTGCGTGCAGGAGGCTGTGCAACGAATTATAGTCGAGGGCTTGCGCGCGGACGGAAACAAATAGCCAAATCTTCTCGCCATAGTAGTCGTCTGAAACCCCGACGGCCGCCGCTTCGGCGACCGTACTCTCCAGGGTGGCAACTTCTTCTATGTCTGCCGGCATGATAGTCAGCCCACCCTTAATTATCACATCCTTCTTTCGGCCGACTATCTGCAAATAGCCTTCCGGGTCTATTGATCCTAAGTCTCCAGTCTCTAGCCATCCATCCTCGTCAACAGTCAAGTTGTAGGAAGCTGCGTCGCCTCCGACGTACCCAAGCATCGTGTACTCGCCTCTGATGAAGACCTCGCCTACCTGGTCGCTACCAAGACGCTGACCGAACTCGTCACGAACTTCAATTTCATTTCGGCGTAGTGCTATCCCGACTGTCCCCAGGCGCCTGGCGGCCGGGCGCTCAACCGATGAGAAGCAAGTTGCTTCACTGAGTCCGTACTCCTGCAGCACTTCGACTCCGTACATCTCCTGAAAAAGAATGAGATCAGCGGCCTTAACTGGGGCTGCGCCGCAGATGAAGTATCTCAGGGAAGCGAGTCGTGGAGCTTGATTCGGAGGCAGCCGCAATAGAGTGTGGATTATGGTCGGAACGACATCGACGTAGTTGACCCCGAACTCTTCAATCTGGCCCCACAGACGTGAGAGGGCCGTGATATTGTACTGGCCGCCACAGATAATCGTACTGCCAGTCACTACCGGAACGAGGATGTTCGCGATCTGCGCATTCGTGTGATGCATCGGGAGCAAGCCAAGCAGTCGGGCGCTTGATATACCTACTGCTGCGGCGAAGTCGGTAGCATTGGCCAACATTCCTGACGCTCCCAGTCGAACCCCTTTAGGTGTTGAGGTTGTGCCGGAGGTGAATAGCGTCACTGCGTTCCCTGCAGTTTGTCGCCACTTCGTTTGAGGAACGACGCCGCGGTTTAGCGCGACACGCGACACTGCAGCGGCATCAATCAACGGAACTTGTGACGAGATTGTTCGGTCGGCGACTACAGCGCCCGCTCCCGCCATTTGCGCTATACGATCAATGGCCGAAGCCGTCGAGGCGGGGCTACATGGAACGACGCACACACCGGCGCGAAACAAGGACAAGTAGACCAGCGTAAAGAGGTACTGATCACTAATACTCAGGATCACGCAATTCTTATCCTTCATTAGGGCCGATGTGACGGATGTCGCAATTGCGCTAGTACGGGCTTGCAGCTCGCCGTAGGTTATCGACACCCCAGTACAGGCATCAATCGCAAATAGCTGGTCCGGTCTGGTTGCATGAATTATTCTATCGAGCTCCTCCAGCTCGGTGGTCCTAGGCATCATTGCCTCGCTTCTCGATCAGCTGCTTTTTGGCGAGAACCATGTCCGCGAGGTCGTAGACGGAGGAGAAGTTGTCGTACGTAATATCCTCTATACCAACGCGCACCTTGAAAACATTCTCGATGAACTTCGCAAGTTCCACTATCTCCAGGGAATCGAGTTCATTTACGAGGCTGGCTGCACGGTCTGCGATTGCCCCGTCAGCAAATCCCATTAAGATCTGAATAACGGGTTCGCGAGTATCGCTATTCTGATCAGTCTGCGCG
This sequence is a window from Pseudonocardia petroleophila. Protein-coding genes within it:
- a CDS encoding S8 family serine peptidase, which gives rise to MKYVVLRSDGAGDPFLEPVSVHGADLDWAVSVVDADRREEAELASDPAVLEVAPEVSLQLVEPQTDGGDSSPVDDPAWAFKASGLDSCGYSGKGVSVAVLDTGVDCEHLAFNGVAFESELMRNFIVTSSSESDVHNVRDSNGHGTHVLGTVLGRDVDAARIGVAPGIARPIIGKVIDDRGGTTGALVRAMQWAVNCGADIIVMSLSMDFSKIVELFLAQDYPLVVATSRALEAYQANIRLFDHLSAFLSASSSRPLVFAASGNNSLRQVDLRFTVGTVQPAGTKGFFSVGAVGVTGRGEAKIAPFSNTGCAYAGPGVAIESARAGGGLARMSGTSMAVPHVAGIAALWTQALFADGRRPRHWAEDVVRALDTHARRAGLARDDVGLGILQAPVAGFDELDSLW
- a CDS encoding P1 family peptidase, with protein sequence MLTDIEGVRLGHVTDKQSMTGCTVVVFDTPTVAGVDVRGANPSTKDTDLLRPTSVMPEVHAILLTGGSSFGLEAASGVARHLESIGRGFDVKVARIPIVPAAVIYDLSIGSSSIRPDVQMGVEACMAAKSGPFERGRVGAGTGATVGKLFGIGGASPGGLGTATVSLPGGVKVSAVVVVNAFGDVVCPSSNRILAGTRDNLGNFVNTYECQKRGSVGLSAFDFKNTTIGVVCTNAVLTKENANRVATVAQNGIARVIRPSHTDVDGDAIFAAGPIDGELHCSISLLGTAASEAVELAILDAVGDGDHSEALGRGDQ
- a CDS encoding class I adenylate-forming enzyme family protein encodes the protein MMPRTTELEELDRIIHATRPDQLFAIDACTGVSITYGELQARTSAIATSVTSALMKDKNCVILSISDQYLFTLVYLSLFRAGVCVVPCSPASTASAIDRIAQMAGAGAVVADRTISSQVPLIDAAAVSRVALNRGVVPQTKWRQTAGNAVTLFTSGTTSTPKGVRLGASGMLANATDFAAAVGISSARLLGLLPMHHTNAQIANILVPVVTGSTIICGGQYNITALSRLWGQIEEFGVNYVDVVPTIIHTLLRLPPNQAPRLASLRYFICGAAPVKAADLILFQEMYGVEVLQEYGLSEATCFSSVERPAARRLGTVGIALRRNEIEVRDEFGQRLGSDQVGEVFIRGEYTMLGYVGGDAASYNLTVDEDGWLETGDLGSIDPEGYLQIVGRKKDVIIKGGLTIMPADIEEVATLESTVAEAAAVGVSDDYYGEKIWLFVSVRAQALDYNSLHSLLHAGLPPEMQPDRVVAVSEIPRTDSGKVRRQLLRNQYSTPK